From the genome of Muricauda sp. SCSIO 64092, one region includes:
- a CDS encoding pyruvate kinase, giving the protein MKIEQLVEELGCVQRAILYGQSKIDLPKGGLHGDYVQSAANLFHYLVLRSFDLRPYQDALSELGLSSIRTAEGYVLQNLNNVIHNLQRISGSHIEVDFSEESFGYQESRNLLNRHIESLFGSTEENAKTKVMVTLPTAAAFDVTIVRQMAENGMDVARINLGHDNETIWEAMVHNVRTVSKSLGKSIKIYMDLAGPKIRTGGISLSNKKGKGKGSKKMVLRQGERLILTKLPISVPTSKFNKKGKQVRVAELNVSLPQIIDDVRLGDPILFDDGMIKGLVVDKDEDSITIEIVKCFKPKLGLQKGINLPHTKLNLPALTENDMSVLPFACGHADILGYSFVRSDSDVQILYDELDALNAKDIGVVFKIENQEAFENFPSILIKGMERNKIGVMIARGDLAVEMGFERISEVQKELLWICEAAHIPVIWATQVLETLAKNGIPTRAEISDAAEGARAECVMLNKGPHINQAIATLRAILDKMDGHMSKKKESLRALNVAKKYMEWRDQEVSQIY; this is encoded by the coding sequence ATGAAGATTGAGCAATTAGTGGAGGAATTGGGCTGTGTCCAAAGGGCCATCTTATACGGGCAATCAAAGATTGATTTGCCAAAAGGAGGTCTTCACGGGGACTATGTCCAAAGTGCTGCCAATCTTTTTCACTATTTGGTCCTGCGTAGTTTTGACCTACGACCCTATCAAGATGCATTGTCGGAACTTGGGCTTTCGTCCATACGTACTGCCGAGGGGTATGTTCTGCAGAATTTGAACAATGTCATTCACAATCTTCAACGAATATCCGGTAGCCATATTGAGGTTGATTTCAGTGAAGAGTCCTTTGGATATCAGGAAAGTAGAAATCTACTCAACAGGCACATAGAAAGTCTATTTGGCTCCACTGAAGAAAATGCGAAGACCAAGGTTATGGTCACACTTCCCACGGCGGCAGCCTTTGATGTAACCATTGTTCGGCAGATGGCGGAAAATGGAATGGATGTGGCCCGAATCAATTTGGGACATGATAATGAAACCATCTGGGAGGCCATGGTCCATAATGTTCGGACCGTATCAAAAAGTTTGGGGAAATCCATTAAGATCTACATGGACTTGGCAGGGCCCAAAATTCGCACGGGAGGTATTTCCCTTTCCAATAAAAAAGGGAAGGGAAAGGGAAGCAAGAAAATGGTCCTTCGGCAGGGGGAACGTCTTATTTTGACCAAACTGCCCATTTCCGTCCCCACTTCCAAATTCAACAAAAAAGGAAAACAGGTCAGGGTGGCCGAACTCAATGTTTCCCTACCGCAAATCATAGATGATGTAAGGCTTGGGGATCCAATTTTGTTTGATGATGGCATGATCAAAGGGCTGGTTGTCGATAAGGATGAGGATAGCATAACCATAGAGATAGTGAAGTGTTTTAAGCCTAAGTTAGGCTTACAAAAAGGGATTAACCTTCCTCATACAAAATTGAACCTTCCGGCCCTTACTGAAAATGATATGTCCGTATTGCCATTTGCCTGTGGGCATGCGGACATTTTAGGGTACTCCTTTGTACGAAGCGACAGTGATGTTCAAATCCTCTATGATGAATTGGATGCCCTCAATGCAAAAGATATTGGGGTAGTATTCAAAATAGAAAACCAGGAGGCATTTGAAAACTTTCCCAGTATTTTGATCAAGGGAATGGAACGCAATAAAATTGGCGTGATGATTGCCCGTGGCGACTTAGCCGTGGAAATGGGTTTTGAACGTATTTCCGAGGTGCAGAAAGAGTTACTTTGGATATGTGAAGCGGCCCATATTCCTGTTATTTGGGCTACCCAGGTTTTGGAAACATTGGCCAAAAATGGAATTCCCACAAGGGCAGAAATCAGTGATGCGGCGGAAGGAGCGAGGGCGGAATGTGTTATGCTCAACAAAGGACCGCATATTAACCAGGCAATTGCTACCTTACGGGCCATTTTGGATAAAATGGATGGACATATGTCCAAAAAGAAAGAATCATTAAGAGCATTGAATGTTGCAAAAAAGTATATGGAATGGCGAGACCAGGAAGTAAGTCAGATTTATTAG
- a CDS encoding acetyl-CoA hydrolase/transferase family protein: MRITTAEEVVKLVKSGDRVFLQGAAMTPNELIDALCDRYQELEDVEMVSIHTEGGAKYTQEPYNQTFHLNSCFVGGNVRKSVNTPKAGYVPVFLSEIHRLFYDGYLPIDVAFVQVSPPDKHGYCSLGVSVDVALPAVRSGKTIVAQINPSVPRTHGTGIVHVDEITLACEVDRPIHEHPPTPIFDIEKQIGKNVANLIEDGATLQMGIGNIPDAVLSNLGNHKDLGIHTELFSDGVLPLLESGVITGNEKRVKKGKIVSCFAAGSRKLYDFIDDNPICDFRDAAYTNDTARIRRNPKVTAINSAIEIDITGQVCADTIGSYQFSGVGGQMDFIRGAALSPGGKPIFALSSATKKGMSKIVPILKSGAGVTTTRAHVHYVATEHGVVNLFGKNLQQRAKAMISIAHPDHQEMLEKAAYERFNGSF; the protein is encoded by the coding sequence ATGCGAATCACAACAGCTGAAGAAGTTGTAAAACTGGTAAAATCGGGTGATAGGGTGTTCTTGCAAGGAGCAGCGATGACCCCAAATGAATTGATCGATGCTTTATGCGATAGGTATCAAGAGTTGGAAGATGTTGAAATGGTTTCCATCCATACGGAAGGAGGGGCCAAATATACCCAAGAGCCCTATAACCAGACATTTCATTTGAACTCCTGTTTTGTGGGAGGCAATGTTCGAAAAAGCGTAAATACCCCAAAAGCCGGTTATGTTCCCGTTTTTTTGAGTGAAATACACCGATTGTTTTATGATGGATATTTACCAATAGATGTGGCTTTTGTACAAGTTTCCCCGCCGGATAAGCATGGCTATTGTTCCCTTGGTGTTTCCGTGGACGTGGCATTACCTGCAGTGCGTTCCGGAAAGACCATTGTGGCCCAGATCAACCCCTCTGTTCCCCGAACCCATGGTACCGGTATTGTCCATGTAGATGAAATAACACTGGCGTGTGAAGTGGATAGACCTATCCATGAGCATCCACCAACACCAATATTCGATATCGAAAAACAGATTGGAAAAAACGTTGCCAATCTCATAGAGGATGGCGCCACGCTTCAAATGGGTATTGGAAATATCCCGGACGCGGTATTGTCCAATTTAGGTAACCATAAGGATTTGGGCATCCATACGGAACTGTTTTCAGATGGGGTATTGCCCCTTTTGGAAAGCGGAGTGATTACCGGTAATGAAAAAAGGGTAAAAAAGGGTAAGATTGTAAGCTGTTTTGCGGCAGGTTCAAGAAAATTATATGATTTTATTGATGACAATCCAATTTGTGATTTTAGGGATGCAGCCTATACCAATGATACCGCACGAATCCGGAGAAACCCGAAAGTAACTGCTATTAACAGTGCCATAGAAATTGACATTACCGGGCAAGTATGTGCAGATACTATTGGTAGCTACCAGTTTTCCGGGGTTGGAGGCCAAATGGATTTTATAAGGGGCGCCGCACTATCACCAGGAGGTAAACCGATTTTTGCCCTTTCATCGGCTACAAAAAAGGGGATGTCCAAAATTGTACCAATCCTTAAATCCGGAGCCGGAGTGACCACTACACGGGCCCATGTCCATTATGTGGCCACGGAACACGGCGTGGTGAACTTGTTTGGAAAGAACTTACAGCAACGGGCCAAGGCAATGATTTCCATTGCCCACCCAGACCATCAAGAAATGCTGGAAAAGGCGGCCTATGAAAGGTTTAATGGATCTTTTTAA